A stretch of DNA from Thermodesulfobacteriota bacterium:
CCGTCGCCGCCGCGGAGCCGAGGAATATGGCCGCTCCGGACGCGCTTTCGGGGTCGGCTAATTGGGTGAGAAAAATCGAATTCTCAAGGACGCCGAGTGCGCCGGCTATTATGGGAATGCTGAACAGCTTGAGAGCCGTTTCCCTTTCGAGCCCCTTCACCAGGGCCCCCAGGAGGTTCGCCAGGAACCCGATGTATCCGACGATGAAGAGGAAGTCTATCCAGGTGAGTATGATCAGCGAGCGGACGCCTTTTTCGCCGCAGTTGTTTACGATATCCATGAACGCGCCCTTGGTGAACGCGAGCTCGAGCTGGAGAATCCCAGCGCAGCCCGCCGGCCTTACGATCTCGTCGGTGTAGTAGATCGCTATGGCCGTGAGGAGGAAATAGCATCCCGAAAAGATGAGGAATTCCTTTACGGCGATTGCGTTAAAGAGAAAGTTCATGATTCTGCGCATCTGTGGGCCGCCTCCTTTGCCGTCAAAGAGTATCCAGTATAGCCGGAAACATTCAACTCCAGGCCGGGGGGCGCTTTGTAATCCCGTCCCCCGCTGTGTTAATATTCTTGTTCCGGCGAATCGGCCGGCGGAGCGAATGGAAACGGGTGAAACTAATGAACGAAGTAAACAGGATCGTTAAATTCAAGGCGGCTGTGGAGAAGAATCCCGATAACCCCCTCGCAAGGTACAGCCTCGCGAACGAATGCTACAAGCTCGGGCTCTATCACGAGGCGATCGCCGAGATAGGCGAATACCTCAAGATCGCGGAAGACCAGGGGGCCGTCTACAGGATGCTGGCCGAGTGCTACCTCAACGTCGGCGATTCCGAAATGGCGCGCGAAGCCTACTTCAAGGGGATAGAGGCGGCGACGAAGCACGGGCATCCCGGCATGGCCGAGGAGTTCGAGGAAGCAATAGACATGATAGAGGATTGATACGGGCGTTTCTGAATTCCACTGCCGGGTGGATGCTAAAGATGAAGCCCTTCGTAAAGCGGCCCGGCCTTTCTTTCCCGCGATAAATCCGCGGCGTGTTTCAATTCGCTCCTCGGCTTCCCGTCGAGGATGATGTCCGCGAGCGCGACGCCGGCGCCGTAGGAGATCATGAGCCCCCTTCCGGTGTGCCCCGCGCATTCATAAATATTCCCGAACCCCGGCACCTTCCCCAGATAGCCCGACCTGTCCGGCGTCTCGGCGTATATGCCCGCCCAGCCCCTTACGAGCCTCACCTTCTCGAATTTATTCATTCGTCTGTAGAGCGGCTCCCAGATGTATTTTACGAACCTGCTTTCCTCGCTCATGCCGCCGAAGCTGAAGTCGAAGTTATAGCCCGCGGGCTCGTCCATGTTCGAGTATCCGGCGAGTATTCCCGTCCCCTCCTGGTGGAAGTAAACGTCCGAGGTGTCTATGACCATGCCGTACGCCGAAAGGTCGACGTCGGGGGCGTCGATGACGACCATCTGCCGCCTCCGGGGCTTTATGGCGTCGTCCTCGAAGCCGTA
This window harbors:
- a CDS encoding tetratricopeptide repeat protein; this encodes MNEVNRIVKFKAAVEKNPDNPLARYSLANECYKLGLYHEAIAEIGEYLKIAEDQGAVYRMLAECYLNVGDSEMAREAYFKGIEAATKHGHPGMAEEFEEAIDMIED